Proteins from one Dysgonomonas sp. HDW5A genomic window:
- the ilvA gene encoding threonine ammonia-lyase IlvA produces the protein MLSKITEEFDLHIEEAAIRLSEVIKKTPLELNLSLSRNFNSNIYLKREDLQVVRSYKLRGAYNMMSCLDAELLKKGVVCASAGNHAQGVAYSCNQMGVRGVIFMPKITPKQKIEQTRMFGNGNIEIILVGDTFDDCANAAKIYTQEHNMTFIPPFDHPQVIEGQGTIGLEILKEIPEGTIDYLFIPIGGGGLCAGVGAYIKDHSPNTKIIGVEPAGAPCMKAAFEAKHPVTLAHINKFVDGAAVQRAGDITYPVCEKVIDDICLVPEGEVCTTILTLYNKDAIVVEPAGALAITALNHYAEEIKGKNVVCIVSGSNNDINRMQEIKERSLIFEGLKHYFIIRLPQRPNAFKDFLNEVLGEHDDIVRFEYMKKNDRENGPALIGIEVDSVGEYDKLIERMVKYGLDFTRLDPDSDLGKYIV, from the coding sequence ATGTTATCAAAAATTACTGAAGAATTCGATCTTCATATCGAAGAAGCTGCAATCAGATTGAGCGAGGTTATCAAAAAAACTCCACTGGAATTAAATCTTTCATTGTCCCGTAATTTCAATTCAAATATATATTTGAAGCGTGAAGATTTGCAAGTAGTTCGTTCCTATAAGTTAAGGGGAGCGTATAATATGATGAGTTGTCTGGATGCCGAATTGCTGAAAAAAGGCGTAGTGTGTGCCAGTGCCGGTAATCATGCACAGGGAGTTGCTTATAGTTGCAATCAGATGGGGGTTAGAGGTGTTATCTTTATGCCGAAAATTACTCCTAAACAGAAAATTGAGCAAACGCGAATGTTTGGTAATGGCAATATCGAAATCATTTTAGTAGGTGATACATTTGATGATTGTGCCAATGCTGCAAAAATATATACCCAAGAGCATAATATGACTTTTATACCTCCTTTCGATCATCCTCAGGTGATAGAAGGGCAGGGTACAATCGGGCTCGAAATCTTAAAAGAAATACCTGAAGGAACTATTGATTACCTTTTTATTCCTATTGGCGGCGGCGGTCTTTGTGCCGGAGTAGGTGCTTATATAAAAGATCATTCGCCCAATACCAAAATAATAGGTGTGGAACCTGCCGGAGCACCTTGTATGAAAGCTGCTTTCGAAGCAAAACATCCGGTAACATTGGCTCATATCAATAAGTTCGTAGACGGTGCAGCAGTACAGCGTGCAGGTGATATTACTTATCCTGTTTGCGAGAAAGTGATCGACGATATTTGTCTTGTTCCCGAAGGTGAGGTGTGTACTACTATTCTTACACTATATAATAAAGACGCTATTGTTGTGGAACCGGCCGGAGCATTGGCTATTACTGCCCTGAATCATTATGCCGAAGAGATAAAAGGAAAGAATGTGGTTTGTATTGTAAGTGGTAGCAATAACGATATCAACCGTATGCAGGAGATCAAGGAGCGTTCTCTGATTTTTGAAGGTTTGAAGCATTATTTTATTATACGGCTTCCCCAACGTCCCAATGCATTTAAAGACTTTTTGAATGAAGTCTTGGGAGAGCATGACGATATTGTCCGTTTCGAATATATGAAAAAGAACGACCGTGAAAATGGCCCAGCATTAATAGGCATAGAAGTAGACTCGGTAGGTGAGTATGATAAACTGATAGAGCGAATGGTTAAATATGGTCTTGATTTTACGCGGCTTGACCCTGATAGCGATTTGGGAAAATATATAGTATAA